A region from the Streptomyces tsukubensis genome encodes:
- a CDS encoding TetR/AcrR family transcriptional regulator, with product MAKSRVNAAPERRRELLDVAAEVFAAHGYNATTVRRIADEAGMLAGSLYYHFDSKESMLDEILSAFLNELWAGYDAVLAAGLGPRETVEALVTESFREIDRHRAAVAIYQKESPHLAGQPRFGYLDESRRRFEELWTGTLERGVAAGVFRADLDTGLAYRFLRDTVWVAASWYRPDGRYGPEEIARQFLSMVLDGIAVSTGTVGTDTAGTGTGTPSPRPR from the coding sequence GTGGCGAAGTCCCGGGTGAACGCCGCCCCGGAACGCCGCCGTGAACTGCTCGACGTCGCCGCCGAGGTCTTCGCGGCCCACGGCTACAACGCCACCACCGTCCGCCGTATCGCCGACGAGGCGGGCATGCTCGCGGGCAGCCTCTACTACCACTTCGACTCCAAGGAGTCGATGCTCGACGAGATCCTCTCGGCCTTCCTGAACGAGCTGTGGGCCGGCTACGACGCCGTACTGGCCGCCGGGCTCGGCCCCCGCGAGACCGTCGAGGCCCTCGTCACCGAGTCCTTCCGCGAGATCGACCGGCACCGCGCCGCCGTCGCGATCTACCAGAAGGAGTCCCCGCATCTGGCGGGCCAGCCGCGCTTCGGCTATCTCGACGAGTCGCGGCGCCGGTTCGAGGAGCTGTGGACGGGGACCTTGGAGCGCGGCGTCGCCGCCGGTGTGTTCCGCGCCGACCTCGACACCGGGCTGGCGTACCGCTTTCTGCGCGACACGGTCTGGGTCGCCGCGTCCTGGTACCGGCCGGACGGGCGGTACGGACCCGAGGAGATCGCCCGGCAGTTCCTGTCGATGGTGCTGGACGGAATCGCCGTGAGCACCGGAACCGTCGGCACCGATACCGCCGGTACCGGAACCGGCACACCGAGTCCGCGGCCCCGTTAG
- a CDS encoding SDR family oxidoreductase, whose product MGEPPAYVPGHGLLRGRTALVTAAAGAGIGGATARRFLEEGAKVLLSDAHRRRLAESRAALADEFGADAVAAQPCDVTDEEQVRALFARVAEEHGGPDVVVNNAGLGGTAALVDMADEQWDRVLDTTLNGTFRCTRAALRAFRDSGRGGVIVNNASVLGWRAQTGQAHYAAAKAGVMALTRCAALEAAAYGVRVNAVAPSLAMHPHLVKATSAELLAELVEREAFGRYAEPWEVANVIVFLAGDYSSYMTGEIVPVSSRRA is encoded by the coding sequence CTGGGCGAGCCGCCCGCCTATGTGCCGGGCCACGGTCTGCTCCGGGGCCGTACGGCACTGGTCACCGCCGCGGCCGGGGCCGGGATCGGCGGCGCCACCGCCCGCCGGTTTCTGGAGGAGGGGGCGAAGGTCCTGCTCAGCGATGCCCACCGGCGGCGGCTCGCGGAGTCCCGGGCCGCGCTCGCGGACGAGTTCGGCGCGGACGCGGTGGCCGCGCAGCCCTGCGACGTCACCGACGAGGAGCAGGTACGGGCGCTCTTCGCCCGGGTCGCCGAGGAGCACGGCGGCCCGGACGTGGTCGTCAACAATGCCGGGCTCGGCGGCACCGCGGCCCTCGTCGACATGGCCGACGAGCAGTGGGACCGGGTGCTCGACACCACTCTGAACGGCACCTTCCGGTGCACCCGCGCCGCCCTGCGGGCCTTCCGCGACAGCGGCCGTGGCGGAGTGATCGTCAACAATGCCTCGGTCCTCGGCTGGCGCGCCCAGACCGGGCAGGCCCACTACGCGGCGGCGAAGGCCGGGGTGATGGCCCTGACCCGGTGTGCGGCGCTGGAGGCCGCGGCGTACGGAGTCCGGGTCAACGCGGTCGCGCCCAGCCTCGCCATGCATCCCCATCTGGTGAAGGCGACCTCGGCCGAGCTGCTGGCGGAGCTGGTGGAGCGCGAGGCGTTCGGCCGGTACGCCGAGCCGTGGGAGGTCGCGAATGTGATCGTCTTCCTGGCGGGGGACTACTCGTCCTATATGACGGGCGAGATCGTCCCGGTCAGCAGCAGACGGGCGTGA
- a CDS encoding SDR family oxidoreductase: MEPDGRVTVVTGGTRGVGAGIARAFLAAGGTVVVCARRPPATPVDGAVYLPLDLRDTDAVGEFFTGVVRRYGRLDCLVNNAGGTPYRPLADGGAARHARVLALNLTAPLTASIAAYEHLRAARGSVLMIGSVSGDRPSPGSAAYGAAKAGLASLARSMAVEWAPEVRVNTLVVGAVRTELAARHYGDEQGVAAVGRTVPLGRLAEPADVGDAAVFLASDRAAYISGASLHVHGGGERPAFLAAATVNRTSGPERGEAG, translated from the coding sequence ATGGAGCCGGACGGGAGAGTCACGGTCGTCACCGGCGGCACCCGGGGGGTGGGCGCGGGCATCGCCCGGGCGTTCCTGGCAGCGGGCGGGACGGTCGTCGTCTGCGCCCGGCGGCCCCCCGCCACCCCGGTGGACGGCGCGGTCTACCTCCCCCTCGACCTGCGGGACACGGACGCGGTGGGGGAGTTCTTCACCGGGGTCGTCCGCCGGTACGGACGCCTCGACTGCCTGGTCAACAACGCGGGCGGAACGCCCTACCGGCCGCTCGCGGACGGGGGAGCGGCCCGGCACGCCCGGGTCCTCGCCCTCAATCTGACGGCGCCGCTGACCGCGAGCATCGCGGCGTACGAGCATCTGCGGGCCGCCCGCGGTTCGGTGCTGATGATCGGCAGCGTGAGCGGGGACCGGCCGTCGCCGGGCTCGGCCGCCTACGGCGCCGCGAAGGCGGGGCTGGCGAGCCTGGCCCGGTCGATGGCGGTCGAATGGGCGCCGGAGGTACGGGTGAACACCCTGGTCGTCGGCGCGGTCAGAACCGAACTCGCCGCCCGCCACTACGGCGACGAGCAGGGCGTCGCGGCCGTGGGGCGCACGGTCCCGCTGGGACGGCTCGCGGAACCGGCCGACGTGGGCGACGCGGCCGTGTTCCTGGCCTCGGACCGGGCGGCGTACATCAGCGGGGCGTCCCTGCACGTCCACGGCGGCGGGGAGCGCCCGGCGTTCCTCGCCGCCGCCACGGTGAACCGGACCTCCGGCCCGGAGAGGGGAGAAGCGGGATGA
- a CDS encoding CoA transferase subunit A: MSGGKVMSADEAIGGLRSGMTVGIGGWGARRKPMALVRALLRSEVTDLTVVSYGGPDIGLLAAAGRIRKLVTAFVTLDSVPLEPHYRAARERGAFALSEIDEAMFLWGLTAAANRLPFLPVRAGLGSDVMRVDPELRTVRSPYGDGEEFVAMPALRMDAALVHLDRADRRGNACYLGPDPYFDDLFCEAADTAYVSCERLVDGFGDVPAQRLLVSRHAVTGVVEAPNGAHFTSCAPGYGRDEAFLRMYASTPWEEFAGRFLGGDEQAYRSAVEAWREETR; the protein is encoded by the coding sequence ATGAGCGGCGGGAAGGTGATGTCGGCCGACGAGGCGATCGGCGGGCTGCGCAGCGGGATGACGGTCGGGATCGGCGGCTGGGGCGCGCGCCGCAAGCCGATGGCGCTGGTCCGGGCGCTGCTGCGGTCGGAGGTGACCGATCTGACGGTGGTCTCGTACGGCGGTCCCGATATCGGTCTGCTGGCCGCCGCGGGCCGGATCCGGAAGCTGGTGACCGCGTTCGTCACCCTGGACTCGGTGCCCCTCGAACCCCACTACCGGGCCGCCCGTGAGCGCGGCGCCTTCGCCCTGAGCGAGATCGACGAGGCGATGTTCCTGTGGGGGCTGACGGCCGCGGCCAACCGGCTGCCGTTCCTGCCGGTACGGGCCGGGCTCGGCTCGGATGTCATGCGGGTCGATCCGGAGCTGCGGACGGTCCGTTCGCCGTACGGGGACGGGGAGGAGTTCGTGGCGATGCCCGCGCTGCGGATGGACGCGGCGCTGGTCCACCTCGACCGCGCCGACCGGCGGGGCAACGCCTGCTATCTGGGCCCCGATCCGTACTTCGACGATCTGTTCTGCGAGGCGGCCGACACGGCGTACGTCTCCTGCGAACGGCTCGTCGACGGCTTCGGGGACGTACCGGCGCAGCGGCTGCTGGTCTCCCGGCACGCGGTGACCGGCGTGGTCGAGGCACCGAACGGCGCGCACTTCACCTCGTGCGCCCCCGGCTACGGGCGGGACGAGGCGTTTCTTCGGATGTACGCGAGCACGCCGTGGGAGGAGTTCGCCGGACGGTTCCTGGGCGGGGACGAGCAGGCGTACCGGTCGGCTGTCGAGGCGTGGCGGGAGGAGACGCGATGA
- a CDS encoding acetyl-CoA C-acetyltransferase, translating to MAEAYVVEAVRTPVGRRRGALAAVHPADLGAHVLTALVERSGIDPAAVDDVVFGCLDTVGPQAGNIARTAWLAAGLPEEVPGVTVDRQCGSSQQALHFAAQAVLSGTQDLVVAGGVQNMSMVPIAFASRQAAGPLGLTEGPFAGSAGWRARYGDAPVDQFHGAELIARRWHITRRDQEEYALRSHRRAVRAIDEGRFARETVPYGELTTDEGPRRDTTAEKMAALAPVVEGGTITAACSSQISDAAAALLLASERAVHDHGLTPRARVHHLSVRGDDPIRMLAAPIPATAYALKKTGLSLDDIDLVEINEAFAPVVLAWLKETGADPARVNVNGGAIALGHPLGATGARLMTTLLHELERTGGRFGLQTMCEGGGLANVTIIERL from the coding sequence ATGGCCGAGGCCTATGTCGTCGAAGCGGTACGCACCCCCGTGGGCAGGCGCCGCGGGGCACTGGCCGCGGTCCATCCCGCGGACCTCGGCGCCCATGTCCTGACGGCCCTGGTCGAACGCTCCGGCATCGACCCGGCGGCCGTCGACGACGTCGTCTTCGGCTGTCTGGACACCGTCGGCCCGCAGGCCGGGAACATCGCCCGGACGGCCTGGCTGGCCGCCGGACTGCCGGAGGAGGTGCCGGGCGTCACCGTCGACCGCCAGTGCGGCTCCTCCCAGCAGGCGCTGCACTTCGCGGCCCAGGCGGTCCTCTCCGGCACCCAGGACCTGGTCGTCGCGGGCGGGGTGCAGAACATGTCCATGGTCCCGATCGCCTTCGCGTCCCGGCAAGCCGCCGGTCCCCTCGGACTCACCGAAGGCCCCTTCGCGGGCAGCGCGGGCTGGCGGGCCCGCTACGGCGACGCGCCCGTCGACCAGTTCCACGGCGCCGAACTGATCGCCCGCCGCTGGCACATCACCCGCCGCGACCAGGAGGAGTACGCGCTCCGCTCCCACCGGCGGGCGGTCCGGGCGATCGACGAGGGCCGGTTCGCCCGCGAGACCGTGCCGTACGGCGAGCTGACCACCGACGAGGGCCCGCGCCGCGACACCACCGCGGAGAAGATGGCGGCCCTGGCCCCCGTGGTCGAGGGCGGCACGATCACCGCCGCCTGCTCCTCCCAGATCTCCGACGCGGCGGCGGCCCTGCTGCTGGCGAGCGAACGCGCGGTCCACGACCACGGCCTGACCCCGCGCGCCCGCGTCCACCACCTCTCGGTCCGCGGCGACGACCCGATCCGGATGCTCGCCGCCCCGATCCCGGCCACCGCGTACGCCCTGAAGAAGACCGGCCTCTCCCTCGACGACATCGACCTGGTCGAGATCAACGAGGCCTTCGCACCGGTCGTCCTGGCCTGGCTGAAGGAGACCGGCGCGGATCCGGCCCGGGTCAACGTCAACGGCGGGGCGATAGCCCTGGGCCACCCCCTGGGCGCGACCGGCGCCCGGCTGATGACCACCCTCCTCCATGAACTGGAACGCACGGGCGGCCGCTTCGGCCTCCAGACGATGTGCGAGGGCGGCGGACTGGCGAACGTCACGATCATCGAACGGCTGTGA
- a CDS encoding CoA-transferase subunit beta — MSGGTAAVTRAEYCVVACAEAWRGAGEVLAAPMGLIPSLGARLARLTFAPDLLLTDGEALLVGPDGAAEGWLPYRRHLTMVTGGRRHVMMGASQLDRHGNQNISCIGPWERPDRQLLGVRGAPVNTLNHPVSYWVPRHSRRVFVERVDLVCGVGYDRAAAAGPSATRYHRIDRVVTDLGVFDFATPDRSMRLVSVHPGVTVERVREATGFPPAVPEGGVPETREPTAGELRLIRERLDPEGLREREVPGG, encoded by the coding sequence ATGAGCGGCGGTACGGCGGCGGTGACCCGGGCCGAGTACTGCGTGGTCGCCTGTGCGGAGGCGTGGCGGGGCGCCGGGGAGGTGCTGGCCGCCCCGATGGGGCTGATCCCCTCCCTCGGGGCCCGGCTGGCCCGGCTCACCTTCGCCCCGGACCTGCTGCTGACGGACGGTGAGGCGCTGCTCGTCGGACCCGACGGGGCGGCCGAGGGCTGGCTGCCGTACCGCAGGCATCTGACGATGGTCACGGGCGGGCGGCGGCACGTGATGATGGGCGCGAGTCAGCTCGACCGGCACGGCAACCAGAACATCTCCTGCATCGGCCCGTGGGAGCGCCCGGACCGGCAGTTGCTGGGGGTGCGCGGGGCGCCGGTGAACACCCTCAACCATCCCGTCAGCTACTGGGTGCCGCGGCATTCCCGGCGGGTGTTCGTGGAGCGGGTCGACCTGGTGTGCGGGGTGGGCTACGACCGGGCCGCGGCGGCCGGGCCGAGCGCGACCCGCTACCACCGGATCGACCGGGTCGTCACCGATCTGGGGGTCTTCGACTTCGCGACCCCGGACCGGTCGATGCGGCTGGTTTCGGTGCACCCCGGGGTGACGGTGGAGCGGGTGCGGGAGGCGACCGGCTTCCCTCCGGCCGTACCGGAAGGTGGTGTTCCGGAGACGCGGGAGCCCACGGCCGGGGAGCTGCGGCTGATCCGGGAGCGGCTGGACCCCGAGGGGCTGCGGGAGCGGGAGGTACCGGGCGGATGA
- a CDS encoding type II toxin-antitoxin system RelE family toxin: MKYAFRFTAAARRQLKAIPQYDAMRILTALTPLGDDPRREDADIKKLSGHDSLYRLRVGDYRIAYTVDDGELIVLLVKVGHRRDVYRTL, encoded by the coding sequence GTGAAGTACGCGTTCCGGTTCACCGCCGCGGCCAGGCGGCAGCTCAAAGCGATTCCGCAGTACGACGCCATGCGCATTCTCACCGCGCTGACGCCCCTCGGCGACGACCCTCGGCGCGAGGACGCCGACATCAAGAAGCTCTCGGGGCACGACAGCCTCTACCGGCTGCGGGTCGGCGACTACCGCATCGCCTACACCGTGGACGACGGTGAACTCATCGTTCTCCTGGTCAAGGTGGGCCATCGGCGCGATGTGTACCGGACCCTCTGA
- a CDS encoding NAD(P)H-dependent flavin oxidoreductase: METAFTRLTGVRYPVVQTGMGWVAGPRLVSAAANAGALGILGSATMSPAALRSAVREVRSRTEAPFGVNLRADAADARERVRIVVDEGVRVASFALAPSRELIAELKDAGVVVIPSVGARRHAEKVAAWGADAVIVQGGEGGGHTGEVATTVLLPQVVDAVGIPVVGAGGFRDGRGLVAALALGAAGIAMGTRFLLTSDSTVPDAVKGRYLAAGVQDVTVTRAVDGLPHRMLRTELVDALERHGRARTLARAARHAASFRRLSGLSWRALLHDGLALRHGRELSWSQVLMAANTPMLLRAAMVEGRTDLGVMAAGQVTGVIDDLPSCAELMERVMGEAAGVVRGLAGEV, translated from the coding sequence ATGGAGACGGCGTTCACCCGGCTCACCGGGGTCCGGTATCCCGTTGTCCAGACCGGTATGGGCTGGGTCGCCGGGCCGAGGCTGGTGTCGGCCGCCGCGAACGCGGGCGCTCTGGGGATCCTGGGCTCGGCCACGATGTCGCCCGCCGCGCTGCGGTCGGCCGTCCGGGAGGTGCGGTCGCGTACGGAGGCGCCGTTCGGGGTGAATCTCCGCGCGGACGCGGCGGACGCCCGGGAGCGGGTGCGGATCGTCGTCGACGAGGGGGTACGGGTCGCCTCGTTCGCCCTGGCGCCGTCGCGGGAGCTGATCGCCGAACTGAAGGACGCGGGCGTGGTCGTGATCCCTTCGGTGGGGGCGCGCCGGCATGCCGAGAAGGTCGCGGCGTGGGGCGCGGACGCGGTGATCGTGCAGGGCGGCGAGGGCGGCGGCCACACCGGGGAGGTCGCCACGACGGTGCTGCTGCCGCAGGTCGTGGACGCGGTGGGGATCCCGGTGGTCGGCGCCGGGGGCTTCCGCGACGGCCGGGGGCTGGTGGCGGCGCTGGCGCTGGGCGCGGCCGGGATCGCGATGGGCACCCGGTTCCTGCTGACGTCGGACTCGACGGTGCCGGATGCCGTGAAGGGGCGGTATCTGGCGGCGGGAGTCCAGGACGTGACGGTCACCCGGGCGGTGGACGGGCTGCCGCACCGGATGCTCCGCACGGAGCTGGTGGATGCGCTGGAACGCCACGGCCGCGCCCGGACCCTGGCCCGCGCGGCCCGCCACGCGGCGTCCTTCCGGCGCCTGTCGGGGCTCTCGTGGCGGGCCCTGCTCCACGACGGCCTGGCGCTGCGCCACGGCCGGGAGCTGTCCTGGAGCCAGGTGCTGATGGCCGCGAACACCCCGATGCTGCTGCGGGCGGCGATGGTGGAGGGCCGTACGGATCTGGGAGTGATGGCGGCGGGCCAGGTCACGGGCGTGATCGACGATCTCCCGAGCTGCGCGGAGCTGATGGAACGGGTGATGGGAGAGGCGGCGGGGGTGGTGCGGGGGCTGGCGGGGGAGGTCTGA
- a CDS encoding type II toxin-antitoxin system Phd/YefM family antitoxin, giving the protein MTDHLSMRETRARLPEILNRAESGEATVITRNGRPVAAVVPLDEYSALEDAADELLAREALRHLDEPTSSMAEVLADVFGERDGEPAGRTDAA; this is encoded by the coding sequence ATGACCGATCACCTCAGCATGCGGGAGACCCGCGCCAGGCTCCCCGAGATCCTGAACCGGGCCGAGTCCGGCGAGGCCACCGTGATCACGCGCAACGGCAGGCCCGTCGCCGCGGTGGTGCCCCTGGACGAGTACAGCGCGCTGGAGGACGCAGCGGACGAGCTGCTCGCGCGCGAGGCCCTCCGGCACCTCGACGAGCCGACGAGTTCGATGGCCGAGGTACTCGCCGATGTCTTCGGCGAACGGGACGGGGAACCGGCCGGAAGGACCGACGCCGCGTGA
- a CDS encoding enoyl-CoA hydratase family protein codes for MGVSTTDPASDPAAGVRVVTAAYPPVNALPVQGWYDLARAVRAAGADPDVRCVVLAAEGRGFNAGVDIKELQRDGGPDGPGGRSGPRTALLGANRACAEAFAAVYECEVPVVAAVGGFCLGGGIGLVGNADAIVAADDAVFGLPELDRGALGAATHLARLVPPHLMRALYYTSATVTAGELHGHGSVWRVVPRAELAAAALELAVDIARKDGTLIRLAKAAINGIDPVDVRRSYRFEQGFTFEAALGGAGDRVRSTFGRGSGRASGQGLGQDGEA; via the coding sequence ATGGGTGTCTCCACCACGGACCCGGCCTCGGACCCGGCGGCCGGGGTCCGCGTCGTCACGGCGGCCTATCCGCCCGTCAACGCCCTGCCCGTACAGGGCTGGTACGACCTGGCCCGCGCGGTCCGTGCCGCCGGGGCCGATCCGGATGTGCGCTGTGTGGTGCTGGCCGCCGAGGGCCGCGGTTTCAACGCGGGCGTCGACATCAAGGAGCTCCAGCGCGACGGAGGCCCCGACGGTCCCGGAGGACGCAGCGGGCCCCGGACGGCGCTGCTGGGCGCCAACCGGGCCTGCGCCGAGGCCTTCGCGGCGGTGTACGAGTGCGAGGTGCCGGTGGTCGCGGCGGTCGGCGGCTTCTGTCTGGGCGGCGGGATCGGGCTCGTCGGCAACGCGGACGCGATCGTCGCCGCCGACGACGCCGTCTTCGGGCTGCCGGAGCTGGACCGCGGCGCCCTCGGGGCCGCGACGCATCTGGCCCGGCTGGTGCCGCCCCATCTGATGCGCGCCCTGTACTACACCTCGGCCACGGTCACCGCCGGGGAGCTGCACGGCCACGGTTCGGTGTGGCGGGTCGTCCCGCGCGCGGAACTGGCCGCCGCGGCGCTGGAACTGGCGGTGGACATCGCCCGTAAGGACGGCACCCTGATCCGGCTCGCCAAGGCCGCGATCAACGGTATCGACCCCGTCGACGTCCGGCGCAGCTACCGCTTCGAGCAGGGGTTCACCTTCGAGGCGGCGCTCGGCGGGGCCGGTGACCGGGTCCGCAGCACCTTCGGCCGGGGCTCCGGCCGCGCCTCGGGCCAAGGCCTCGGCCAGGACGGTGAGGCATGA